The following coding sequences lie in one Vibrio toranzoniae genomic window:
- the ompW gene encoding outer membrane protein OmpW encodes MKKTVCGIAVIAALLSTNVLAHKEGDFIIRAGAATVSPNDSSGAVLDNSDLEFSVDSDTQLGLTFGYMFTDNLSFEVLAASPFSHNISVNGLGKVADTKQLPPMFMVQYYFGEANSDFRPYVGAGINYTVFFDESLNSTGKSAGLSDLSLDDSWGLAANIGIDYMINEDWFLNASVWYADIGTTAKYKQTVGGITTQYSTDVDIDPWAFMIGGGYNF; translated from the coding sequence ATGAAAAAAACAGTATGTGGTATTGCGGTTATTGCGGCTCTTTTGTCAACCAATGTTCTTGCTCATAAAGAAGGTGATTTCATCATCCGTGCTGGTGCAGCAACAGTATCTCCAAATGACAGCAGTGGCGCTGTTCTTGACAATTCAGACCTAGAGTTTTCAGTTGATTCAGATACTCAGCTTGGTTTAACTTTCGGCTACATGTTTACTGATAACCTTAGTTTTGAAGTATTAGCAGCGAGTCCATTCTCACACAATATCTCCGTCAATGGTTTAGGTAAAGTTGCCGACACTAAACAGCTACCGCCAATGTTTATGGTTCAATACTACTTCGGTGAAGCGAACAGTGATTTTCGCCCTTACGTAGGTGCAGGTATCAACTACACTGTATTTTTTGATGAAAGTTTGAATAGTACGGGTAAAAGTGCAGGCTTGAGTGACCTATCTCTTGATGATTCTTGGGGCTTAGCGGCTAACATCGGCATTGATTACATGATCAATGAAGATTGGTTTCTAAACGCATCGGTTTGGTATGCAGATATTGGTACAACCGCTAAGTACAAGCAAACAGTCGGTGGAATTACCACACAATACTCCACAGATGTTGATATCGACCCATGGGCATTCATGATTGGCGGTGGTTACAACTTTTAA